The Ascochyta rabiei chromosome 15, complete sequence genome window below encodes:
- a CDS encoding Phytanoyl-CoA dioxygenase, which produces MPHASSPERDVPSFNGERLYVNDGLLRPEQVGALRQSTPNMPMEELRCRYNEDGYVFLKGLLPKEDVLKAREEYFSFLSPSGVLKPGTQPVDGIFDPEKNPADYPGIGAGATGGNGRPGEETAKGFVDLALQAHYEDWYKEKFCKHPTLKDFIARMTGWGDENTLPVRRSLLRNNTPGNKAIGVHYDQIFLRYGEPTSVTAWVPMGDVSLTGGGLIYLKNGHTLGQEVEADFTSKAKASGMTDEEAKNAFNQNMLATGLLADGAREYSETFDRKWLVTSYEAGDVVLHTPFAIHASTMNYDPENVIRVGTDLRFVDSSKPWDKRWDKDYSFNDGV; this is translated from the exons ATGCCTCATGCCTCATCACCAGAACGAGACGTTCCAAGTTTCAACGGAGAGAGACTGTATGTGAATGATGGCCTCCTTCGTCCAGAGCAGGTCGGCGCCCTGAGACAGTCGACACCAAATATGCCTATGGAAGAGCTACGGTGCAGATACAACGAGGATGGTTACGTCTTCTTGAAGGGATTGTTGCCAAAGGAAGATGTCCTGAAAGCCCGCGAGGAGTACTTCAGCTTCTTATCCCCAAGTGGTGTCTTGAAGCCAGGGACACAACCCGTCGATGGCATCTTCGACCCTGAAAAGAACCCTGCGGACTACCCAGGTATCGGGGCTGGCGCAACTGGTGGTAATGGAAGACCTGGAGAAGAGACAGCGAAGGGGTTTGTAGATCTTGCTCTGCAGGCACACTACGAAGACTGGTACAAAGAAAAGTTTTGCAAGCATCCAACCCTGAAAGACTTCATTGCACGTATGACAGGATGGGGCGACGAAAACACGCTTCCAGTGAGAAGGAGTCTGCTTCGCAACAACACACCAGGAAATAAAGCCATCGGCGTTCATTACGACCAGATTTTTCTGAGATATGGCGAACCGACCAGTGTCACTGCATGGGTGCCAATGGGTGATGTCAGTCTTACCGGTGGGGGGTTAATCTACTTGAAGAATG GACATACACTCGGACAAGAAGTTGAGGCAGACTTCACAAGCAAGGCGAAAGCGAGTGGCATGACCGACGAGGAGGCTAAAAACGCTTTTAACCAAAACATGCTTGCAACTGGTCTACTAGCAGACGGCGCGCGCGAGTACTCTGAGACTTTCGACAGGAAGTGGTTAGTGACATCGTACGAAGCTGGCGATGTGGTGTTGCATACTCCTTTCGCG ATCCACGCTTCAACCATGAATTACGATCCAGAAAACGTAATCAGAGTGGGCACAGATTTGCGTTTTGTAGATTCAAGTAAGCCTTGGGACAAA CGATGGGACAAGGACTACAGCTTCAATGATGGCGTATAG